In a single window of the Bufo bufo chromosome 5, aBufBuf1.1, whole genome shotgun sequence genome:
- the LRRC30 gene encoding LOW QUALITY PROTEIN: leucine-rich repeat-containing protein 30 (The sequence of the model RefSeq protein was modified relative to this genomic sequence to represent the inferred CDS: substituted 1 base at 1 genomic stop codon) has product MPLSSTMSYFIXHMKSVEKLNLSHNRLSKVPPAVAKLEQIVMLNFCGNHIVHLPKEIGLLRNLKVLFVNMNYLCEMPEEVGLCKKLEVLSLSDNFIARLPSTYSDLSKLRKLNLSNNWIINIPACVFHIKTLDFLHLGSNKIESIAESIQYLECLKILIIDNNNIAVLPRAICLLTSLELLNVDYNKIQTLPNDLFLLTNLKRIAWNPLDKGLHVRNNPLVKPFSEYVEGGLDMLFSYLNDRKS; this is encoded by the coding sequence ATGCCTCTGTCGTCAACTATGTCTTACTTCATTTGACACATGAAATCGGTAGAAAAACTCAATCTGTCACATAATCGTCTTTCGAAGGTTCCTCCAGCAGTGGCCAAACTCGAACAAATAGTGATGCTGAATTTTTGTGGAAATCACATTGTTCACCTTCCTAAGGAGATCGGCCTTTTGAGGAACCTCAAGGTTCTTTTTGTCAACATGAATTACTTGTGTGAAATGCCAGAAGAAGTGGGCTTATGCAAGAAGTTAGAGGTCCTCAGCTTGTCAGACAATTTTATAGCAAGACTACCGTCAACTTACAGTGACTTGTCTAAACTAAGGAAGCTAAATTTAAGCAACAACTGGATAATTAACATTCCTGCATGTGTCTTCCATATTAAGACACTAGATTTTCTGCACCTGGGATCGAATAAGATTGAAAGCATTGCAGAGAGCATTCAGTATCTGGAATGCCTGAAAATATTGATTATCGATAATAACAACATTGCTGTTTTGCCTCGGGCAATTTGCTTATTGACCTCTTTGGAGCTTTTAAATGTGGATTACAATAAAATTCAAACACTTCCTAATGATCTGTTCCTATTGACAAACTTGAAAAGAATTGCTTGGAACCCATTGGACAAAGGACTTCATGTTAGAAACAATCCCTTAGTCAAGCCTTTTTCAGAGTATGTGGAAGGTGGGCTTGATATGCTGTTTAGCTACCTTAATGACAGAAAAAGTTAA